Proteins encoded in a region of the Ranitomeya imitator isolate aRanImi1 chromosome 9, aRanImi1.pri, whole genome shotgun sequence genome:
- the LOC138648639 gene encoding polycystin-1-like protein 2 yields MHGLGQHGRIHQGARLFADLDTLLFYNPKNREMLLQMLCPVLTHNAEIQSAPCLQQNGFICQTEGSHCQMERYQNVTRFTVRKDTKSHFITGRRKRSVESSANVPVLERVSVSCRDLCSKSTTVHLDGHSPEHTRLGSSTTVLCTDERRFTLTNVTDVKEFGNTMRNNILIQLNVMMQDEEEPNKTALVDTLLLLKELSVGMQSQDISSSTISANLSTVLYYGINSILQSVLSSCSAISWTQSERQSITNAALGIMNDYQVAMLPNLTQPMVLQTPSFSVLLSSVNTSEINKFTLSYPDPAAEIIFPSRTALQSVLQSLSSVQVQMMSFSQNPYIMDSSFNISGTVASLSVLNDKEELSMQNLSDNFQETRASMEWALGDNGFRGLGVKIFLPRTASSGTQPTPVQTSADKALQLLLKINPPGSTLVVIVSVNHGVRLDLYHGLKVISKAQVTLQSVLDSYTWILTPDMISNPTASQLFLVSPSNTYGIQNLQLKVSTFTVQCAFWNANLQNWSSDGCLVGPQTTVTKVQCLCNHLSVFGSSFLVLPVEIDVTRTAEYFSRISENPVIVVLVACFYFCYILIVLWARRMDLRDQMQNRLVIPRDSDRCALYRYLITVCTGHRRGAGTSAKVCLSLCGAENQFGPILLSDTRHQVFRSGNVDVFILFVPFPLGELKSITLNHDGSGAQKSWYVTQVTVQDVQLKMSWHFLCNSWLARRDSLSKTFKAANDQELRSFRNIFLQKTLRGLRDEHIWISILNHPARSVFTRVQRVSCCMCLLLCTIVINLMFWELPQTVYPVIISVGSFILTWKDIMIAFESAILMFPVNLLIIYIFRNTQVKETKGAKRKIKKGKQVPDAKKSPPIQPSFNMVLKDLSETVRTLSQTSRNTLEVDLDQESNENFTVLLQIISHLLQKQLTPGPLSTSAPLAQLSIDELHSLFCAHYVSRKLKKVSQDLQQLGGQQVPDKQHHEEFLTQLQALLHILDKSVPPLPTQRPQQKQQVKKKRLPWWFLFIGWSLLISISVVSTYFTMMYGFLYGKDSSVRWIVSMTLSLFQSIFILQPLKVVGFAVFFALILKKVDEDEEELQDTELGIADEYLTSDETAL; encoded by the exons ATGCACGGCCTCGGACAGCATGGTCGTATTCACCAAGGAGCCAGACTATTTGCAGACTTGGATACGTTACTTT TTTACAATCCCAAGAATAGAGAGATGTTGCTGCAGATGCTGTGTCCGGTTTTAACACATAATGCAGAGATACAGTCTGCACCGTGTCTGCAACAAAATGGCTTCATCTGCCAGACAG AAGGCTCTCACTGTCAAATGGAGAGATATCAGAATGTCACCAGGTTTACAGTACGAAAAGATACAAAA AGCCACTTCATTACTGGGAGAAGAAAGAGATCCGTAGAGTCTAGTGCAAATGTTCCTG TTTTGGAACGTGTTTCCGTGTCCTGTCGTGACCTGTGCTCAAAGTCCACCACCGTGCATCTGGATGGGCATTCACCAGAACACACCAGACTTGGTAGCTCCACCACCgttctttgcactgatgagaggaggTTCACCCTGACAAATGTGACCGACGTGAAAGAGTTTGGAAACACCATGAGGAAC AACATTCTCATCCAGCTCAATGTTATGATGCAAGATGAAGAGGAGCCGAATAAAACTGCACTG GTAGACACACTGCTCCTGTTGAAAGAATTAAGTGTCGGGATGCAATCTCAGGACATCAGTTCTTCTACTATCAGCGCAAATCTCAGCACTGTCTTGTACTACGGCATCAACAGCATCTTACAGTCCGTGCTGTCATCCTGCTCTGCAATCTCCTGGACCCAATCCGAG AGACAGTCCATAACCAACGCTGCTCTTGGCATCATGAATGATTATCAGGTGGCCATGCTCCCAAATCTTACTCAGCCGATGGTACTGCAGACGCCATCATTTTCAGTGCTGCTAAGCAG TGTGAATACATCAGAGATTAATAAGTTCACCTTGTCCTATCCCGATCCAGCAGCGGAGATAATATTCCCATCCCGGACTGCTTTGCAATCAGTGCTTCAGTCTCTCTCATCTGTTCAGGTTCAG ATGATGAGTTTTTCTCAAAACCCATATATCATGGACTCGTCATTCAATATCAGCGGAACTGTGGCCAGTCTGTCAGTCCTGAATGACAAAGAAGAGCTTTCCATGCAAAACTTGTCAGACAATTTCCAG gagacaagagcttcaatggaatgggcattag gggacaatggcttcaggggattaggtgttaag ATATTTCTCCCACGTACGGCAAGCTCGGGAACTCAACCAACCCCGGTCCAGACATCTGCAGATAAAGCTCTGCAACTATTATTGAAGATCAACCCTCCAGGAAGCACTTTGGTTGTTATCGTCTCGGTTAATCACGGCGTGCGGCTGGACTTGTACCATGGATTAAAAGTTATATCAAAAGCACAAGTGACCCTACAAAGCGTCCTAG ATTCCTACACATGGATTTTGACCCCGGACATGATTTCTAACCCAACGGCCAGTCAGTTATTTTTGGTCTCTCCATCAAACACCTACGGGATACAAAATCTGCAACTCAAAGTCTCTACGTTCACAGTGCAATGTGCCTTCTGGAATGCCAATCTTCAGAACTGGAGCTCTGATGGCTGCCTG GTTGGACCACAGACGACCGTAACGAAGGTGCAGTGCCTGTGTAATCACCTGTCAGTCTTTGGTTCATCTTTCCTGGTTCTACCAGTTGAGATCGACGTCACCCGTACGGCCGAGTATTTTTCTAGGATCTCGGAGAATCCAGTCATCGTTGTCTTAGTGGCGTGCTTTTACTTCTGCTACATCTTGATCGTCTTGTGGGCCAGGCGCATGGACCTAAGGGACCAAATGCAG AATCGATTGGTTATTCCTCGCGATAGTGACCGCTGTGCATTATACCGATATCTCATCACGGTATGCACTGGACACCGGAGGGGGGCAGGGACCAGCGCCAAG GTGTGTCTGTCCCTTTGTGGCGCAGAAAACCAGTTTGGTCCCATCTTGCTCTCTGATACCAGACATCAGGTGTTTAGAAGTGGCAATGTAGACGTCTTCATTCTCTtcgtgccatttcctttgggggaaCTGAAAAGCATCACACTCAATCATGATGGCAGCGGTGCCCAGAAGAGTTG GTATGTGACTCAGGTTACCGTTCAGGATGTTCAGCTCAAGATGTCTTGGCATTTTCTATGTAACTCATGGCTAGCCAGAAGAGACTCTCTGAGCAAGACCTTCAAAGCTGCCAATGACCAAGAACTACGAAGTTTTAG GAATATATTTTTGCAGAAGACCCTTCGGGGCTTGCGTGATGAACACATTTGGATTTCCATCCTCAATCACCCGGCCCGTAGTGTCTTCACACGTGTCCAGCGGGTGTCCTGCTGTATGTGTCTTCTCCTCTGCACCATTGTCATCAACCTCATGTTCTGGGAGCTTCCTCAAACTGTTTATCCAGTGATTATTAGTGTTG GCAGCTTCATTCTGACATGGAAGGACATCATGATAGCTTTCGAAAGTGCCATTCTCATGTTTCCTGTCAATTTACTCATTATCTATATTTTCCGAAACACTCAAGTTAAAGAAACTAAAGGCGCAAAGAGAAAAATTAAGAAGGGAAAACAAGTTCCCGATGCTAAAAAGAGTCCACCCATCCAGCCAAGCTTCAACATGGTTCTGAAG GACTTATCAGAAACAGTGCGGACTCTGAGCCAAACTTCTCGGAATACATTAGAAGTGGACCTGGATCAAGAATCGAATGAAAATTTTACCGTCCTCCTGCAGATCATCTCACACCTTTTGCAAAAGCAGCTAACACCTGGTC CGTTGTCCACTTCAGCACCTCTGGCTCAGCTTTCCATCGATGAGTTACATTCCTTGTTCTGTGCACATTATGTGTCCCGAAAACTTAAGAAAGTGTCCCAAGATCTTCAACAGCTTGGAGGCCAGCAGGTCCCGGACAAGCAACATCATGAAGAGTTCCTCACACAGTTACAAGCTCTCCTGCATATATTAGACAAATCAGTCCCCCCTTTGCCCACACAGAG GCCTCAACAAAAGCAGCAAGTTAAAAAGAAAAGACTgccttggtggttcttgttcattgGGTGGTCCTTACTGATCTCCATTAGTGTGGTTTCCACCTACTTCACCATGATGTATGGGTTCCTGTACGGAAAGGACAGTTCTGTCAGATGGATTGTTTCCATGACTTTATCTCTTTTCCAAAGCATCTTTATCCTGCAGCCTCTTAAG GTTGTGGGATTTGCAGTTTTCTTTGCTTTGATCTTAAAGAAGGTAGATGAAGATGAAGAGGAACTTCAGGATACAGAACTAGGGATAGCAG ATGAATATCTGACAAGTGATGAGACGGCACTGTGA